The following proteins come from a genomic window of Candidatus Bathyarchaeia archaeon:
- a CDS encoding GAF domain-containing protein: MSKTDLEYCWMLHEIAKALGSAGNLPAVLNLIAKSAADGLGLKACTIRLLDKRGEMLELAAAYGLSDAYLRKGPVEFKRSLYDERALRGEPIIVEDIGRDERLQYPEEAIREGLRSMAAVPLIARDKYLGSLRVFSSEPHKFSKSELTFLTALANLGAIAIENARMGESLRRRMENMSTLLEISKRITSSLKPEEVFERVARAAASGLGTQGSALWLLEEGGGELELAFAYGFGDRGLAKSMPISKELPELLSGEVVAIFDASSDPRAKDLEEVRAWGMRGILAAPLFIKGRVAGVLKVYSKEPRDFDENDREFLSILANLGGIAIQNSKLYKMAMANWRELTREIWSKIDAWGAPG; this comes from the coding sequence TTGTCCAAAACAGATCTCGAATATTGTTGGATGCTCCATGAAATAGCTAAGGCCTTGGGCTCCGCGGGCAACCTACCAGCGGTTCTGAACCTCATAGCCAAGAGCGCGGCCGACGGCTTGGGCCTGAAGGCCTGCACCATAAGGCTATTGGATAAAAGGGGGGAGATGCTCGAATTGGCGGCCGCCTATGGGCTAAGCGATGCCTATCTGAGGAAGGGCCCAGTGGAGTTCAAGAGGAGCTTATACGATGAAAGGGCCCTGAGGGGGGAGCCCATAATCGTCGAGGACATAGGGAGGGATGAGAGGCTCCAATACCCAGAAGAGGCCATTAGGGAAGGGCTCAGATCCATGGCAGCGGTGCCCCTCATCGCTAGGGATAAATACCTTGGATCCCTGCGGGTCTTCTCCTCCGAACCTCATAAGTTCTCGAAAAGCGAACTAACGTTCCTCACGGCCCTCGCGAATTTGGGGGCCATAGCCATAGAGAACGCTAGGATGGGGGAATCGCTCAGGAGGAGGATGGAGAATATGTCAACGTTATTGGAAATATCGAAGAGGATCACGTCTAGCTTGAAGCCGGAAGAGGTATTCGAGAGGGTGGCGAGGGCCGCCGCGAGCGGCTTGGGCACTCAGGGGAGCGCGCTTTGGCTCTTAGAGGAGGGGGGCGGCGAATTGGAGCTCGCGTTCGCATATGGGTTCGGCGATAGGGGATTGGCGAAGTCGATGCCGATTTCGAAGGAGCTCCCGGAACTCTTGAGCGGCGAAGTGGTGGCGATATTCGATGCGAGCTCGGACCCCAGGGCGAAGGACCTCGAGGAGGTGAGGGCTTGGGGGATGAGGGGAATATTGGCCGCGCCCCTATTCATAAAGGGTAGGGTGGCGGGAGTCCTGAAGGTCTATTCCAAGGAGCCGAGGGATTTTGATGAGAACGATAGGGAATTTCTATCGATTCTCGCAAACCTTGGGGGAATAGCCATACAAAACTCAAAGCTTTACAAAATGGCCATGGCGAACTGGCGGGAGCTCACGAGGGAGATTTGGAGCAAGATAGATGCTTGGGGGGCGCCCGGCTGA
- a CDS encoding VTT domain-containing protein: MLELIAAYGHLGAFLVSLLVNLIPFASPSNAVLAGAFAALLPNHPKWSMGLGVALGATLAKAAHFYLSGLGGALLESKGLGKRMGRELNKWGALLAFLVAATPIPDDPIVIPLGAAGYSAWRFLMSYFLGKALICIAGAYVGGYAILGISDLLGDARLAIASLMASLLILSAILKLDISKLLSRALESRGEDGSEGRS, translated from the coding sequence TTGCTGGAGCTCATCGCCGCCTATGGCCACTTGGGCGCATTCCTGGTTTCCCTATTGGTCAACTTGATCCCCTTCGCATCGCCCTCGAACGCCGTATTGGCCGGGGCGTTCGCAGCCCTACTGCCCAATCATCCCAAATGGTCCATGGGCCTCGGGGTGGCCTTGGGGGCCACGCTCGCGAAGGCGGCCCATTTTTACCTGAGCGGATTGGGGGGAGCCTTGCTCGAGAGCAAGGGCTTGGGGAAGCGCATGGGGAGGGAGCTGAACAAATGGGGGGCCCTGCTGGCCTTCCTCGTGGCGGCCACGCCGATCCCGGATGACCCGATAGTGATCCCCTTGGGGGCGGCGGGCTATAGCGCTTGGAGGTTCTTGATGAGCTATTTCTTGGGTAAGGCGCTCATTTGTATCGCCGGGGCTTACGTTGGAGGATATGCGATCCTCGGGATATCCGACCTCCTCGGCGATGCTCGATTGGCGATCGCATCCCTGATGGCTTCCCTTTTGATCCTCTCGGCCATATTGAAGCTCGATATCTCCAAGCTCCTATCCAGGGCCCTAGAGTCGCGCGGGGAGGACGGATCAGAGGGGCGATCCTAG
- a CDS encoding 50S ribosomal protein L1: MVALSLRALDLAGAFLKVKEATPKRNFTQSVELIIKLRDINLKSPEGRISKTVELPNPPNKAVKVCAIGGGDFALRARAAGADLAMSKEDLERLAGDKKAAKKLAEEYDFFIAEAPLMPLVGKILGPVLGPRGKMPTPIPPNAPLEEALAKHRRMVRIRVKDQPLVQCRIGTEDMDPKRIEENAKAVLGALEESLQKGAKNIESVRLKLTMGPSMKVA, from the coding sequence GTGGTTGCCTTGTCCCTCCGCGCCCTAGATTTGGCGGGAGCTTTCCTCAAGGTCAAGGAGGCGACCCCTAAGAGGAACTTCACCCAATCGGTCGAGTTGATCATCAAGCTTAGGGATATAAATCTCAAGAGCCCGGAGGGCAGGATAAGCAAGACGGTCGAATTACCGAATCCTCCGAATAAGGCCGTGAAGGTCTGCGCCATAGGCGGAGGGGATTTCGCCCTAAGGGCGAGGGCCGCGGGCGCGGACCTCGCTATGTCAAAGGAAGATCTGGAAAGGCTGGCCGGGGATAAGAAGGCCGCCAAGAAGCTGGCCGAGGAATACGATTTCTTCATCGCGGAGGCCCCGCTCATGCCGCTCGTCGGGAAGATATTGGGCCCGGTCCTAGGGCCGAGGGGCAAGATGCCAACCCCAATCCCGCCAAACGCCCCCCTAGAGGAGGCGTTGGCTAAGCATCGTAGGATGGTCAGGATACGCGTCAAGGATCAGCCGCTCGTCCAATGCCGCATTGGGACGGAGGACATGGACCCCAAGCGAATCGAGGAGAACGCCAAGGCCGTGCTCGGGGCCTTGGAGGAAAGCCTTCAAAAGGGGGCCAAGAACATCGAGTCCGTGCGGCTGAAGCTCACTATGGGGCCGAGCATGAAGGTGGCCTAA